From Pristiophorus japonicus isolate sPriJap1 chromosome 1, sPriJap1.hap1, whole genome shotgun sequence, a single genomic window includes:
- the LOC139261711 gene encoding keratin-associated protein 10-4-like: MPDHYSTSPDLQGRCVPDHCSTSPDLLGCCVPNHCSKNSDLQGRCMPDHCSTSHDLQGRCMPAHCSASHDLQGRCMPDHCSTSPDLQGHCVPDHCSTSPDLQGRCMPAHCSTSHDLQGCCMPAHCSTSHDLQGRCMPAHCITSHDLQGRCMPDHCSTSHDLQGRCMPAHCSTSPDLQGRCVPDHCSTSPDLLGRCMPAHCSTSHDLQGPLYARSLQYKP; this comes from the coding sequence ATGCCAGATCATTACAGTACAAGCCCTGACCTGCAGGGGCGTTGTGTGCCAGATCATTGCAGTACAAGCCCTGACCTGCTGGGGTGCTGTGTGCCAAATCATTGCAGTAAAAACTCTGACCTGCAGGGTCGCTGTATGCCAGATCATTGCAGTACAAGCCATGACCTGCAGGGCCGCTGTATGCCAGCTCATTGCAGTGCAAGCCATGACCTGCAGGGCCGCTGTATGCCAGATCATTGCAGTACAAGCCCTGACCTGCAGGGGCACTGTGTGCCAGATCATTGCAGTACAAGCCCTGACCTGCAGGGTCGCTGTATGCCAGCTCATTGCAGTACAAGCCatgacctgcagggctgctgtatGCCAGCTCATTGCAGTACAAGCCATGACCTGCAGGGCCGCTGTATGCCAGCTCATTGCATTACAAGCCATGACCTGCAGGGCCGCTGTATGCCAGATCATTGCAGTACAAGCCATGACCTGCAGGGTCGCTGTATGCCTGCTCATTGCAGTACAAGCCCTGATCTGCAGGGTCGCTGTGTGCCAGATCATTGCAGTACAAGCCCTGACCTGCTGGGGCGCTGTATGCCAGCTCATTGCAGTACAAGCCATGACCTGCAGGGGCCACTGTATGCCAGATCATTACAGTACAAGCCCTGA
- the LOC139261727 gene encoding keratin-associated protein 10-4-like, producing MTCRGHCMPDHYSTSPDLQGRCVPDHCSTSPDLLGCCVPNHCSKNSDLQGRCMPDHCSTSHDLQGRCMPAHCSASHDLQGRCMPDHCSTSPDLQGHCVPDHCSTSPDLQGRCMIAHCSTSHDLQGCCMPAHCSTSHDLQGRCMPAHCITSHDLQGRCMPDHCSTSHDLQGRCMPAHCSTSPDLQGRCVPDHCSTSPDLLGRCMPAHCSTSHDLQGPLYARSLQYKP from the coding sequence ATGACCTGCAGGGGCCACTGTATGCCAGATCATTACAGTACAAGCCCTGACCTGCAGGGGCGTTGTGTGCCAGATCATTGCAGTACAAGCCCTGACCTGCTGGGGTGCTGTGTGCCAAATCATTGCAGTAAAAACTCTGACCTGCAGGGTCGCTGTATGCCAGATCATTGCAGTACAAGCCATGACCTGCAGGGCCGCTGTATGCCAGCTCATTGCAGTGCAAGCCATGACCTGCAGGGCCGCTGTATGCCAGATCATTGCAGTACAAGCCCTGACCTGCAGGGGCACTGTGTGCCAGATCATTGCAGTACAAGCCCTGACCTGCAGGGTCGCTGTATGATAGCTCATTGCAGTACAAGCCatgacctgcagggctgctgtatGCCAGCTCATTGCAGTACAAGCCATGACCTGCAGGGCCGCTGTATGCCAGCTCATTGCATTACAAGCCATGACCTGCAGGGCCGCTGTATGCCAGATCATTGCAGTACAAGCCATGACCTGCAGGGTCGCTGTATGCCTGCTCATTGCAGTACAAGCCCTGATCTGCAGGGTCGCTGTGTGCCAGATCATTGCAGTACAAGCCCTGACCTGCTGGGGCGCTGTATGCCAGCTCATTGCAGTACAAGCCATGACCTGCAGGGGCCACTGTATGCCAGATCATTACAGTACAAGCCCTGA